The Xanthobacter flavus genome includes a window with the following:
- a CDS encoding acetate/propionate family kinase gives MAKVQLVLNAGSSSLKFQVFLDDGADVPNRIYRGLFEGLGTDPHFKVKDHEGATVGEEHWAGQTAFGFEEALAYLSDWLGAHRGGHQLAAVGHRVVHGGPHYTHAVELTPAIINELDTLSPLAPLHQPKSLEPIRIIARRVPGLPQVAAFDTAFHRTQPELAQMFAIPQSMTDAGVKRYGFHGLSYAFLATQFPKVDPRLAKGRVVAAHLGNGASLCAYEASRSIATTMGFSALDGLVMGTRSGSIDPGVVFYLQREMGMSAEEAEHFLYTKCGLIGVSGLSNDMRVLRERCETDAGARRAIDLFVYRINREFGSLVAALGGIDALVFTAGIGENDAETRAEVLRAAAWAGFELDAEANRAGATRITRGSGPQAYVIPTDEEWTIVREMRQVLSHTAADTTSA, from the coding sequence ATGGCAAAGGTGCAACTCGTCCTCAACGCCGGCTCCTCCAGCCTCAAGTTCCAGGTGTTTCTGGACGATGGCGCGGACGTGCCCAACCGCATCTATCGCGGCCTGTTCGAGGGGCTGGGCACTGACCCGCACTTCAAGGTCAAGGATCACGAGGGCGCGACCGTCGGGGAAGAGCACTGGGCCGGACAGACCGCGTTCGGCTTCGAGGAGGCGTTGGCCTACCTCTCCGACTGGCTCGGCGCCCACCGGGGCGGCCACCAGCTCGCCGCCGTGGGCCACCGCGTGGTGCATGGCGGCCCGCATTATACCCATGCGGTGGAGCTGACGCCCGCCATCATCAACGAGCTGGACACCCTCTCCCCGCTCGCGCCCCTGCACCAGCCGAAGAGCCTGGAACCCATCCGCATCATCGCCCGCCGCGTGCCCGGCCTGCCGCAGGTGGCGGCCTTCGACACAGCCTTCCACCGCACCCAGCCGGAACTGGCGCAGATGTTCGCCATTCCCCAGTCGATGACCGATGCGGGGGTGAAGCGCTACGGCTTCCACGGCCTGTCCTACGCTTTTCTCGCCACCCAGTTCCCCAAGGTGGACCCGCGCCTCGCCAAGGGGCGGGTGGTGGCGGCGCATCTCGGCAACGGGGCAAGCCTGTGCGCCTATGAGGCGTCGCGCTCGATTGCCACCACCATGGGCTTCTCGGCCCTCGACGGGCTGGTGATGGGCACGCGCAGCGGCAGCATCGATCCCGGCGTCGTCTTCTATCTCCAGCGCGAGATGGGCATGAGCGCGGAGGAGGCGGAGCACTTCCTCTATACCAAGTGCGGGCTCATCGGCGTCTCCGGCCTCTCCAACGACATGCGCGTGCTGCGCGAGCGCTGCGAGACGGATGCGGGGGCGCGGCGGGCCATCGACCTGTTCGTCTACCGCATCAACCGCGAGTTCGGCTCGCTGGTGGCGGCGCTGGGCGGCATCGATGCCCTCGTCTTCACCGCCGGCATCGGCGAGAACGATGCCGAGACCCGCGCCGAGGTGCTCCGCGCCGCCGCCTGGGCCGGCTTCGAGCTGGACGCCGAGGCCAACCGCGCCGGCGCCACCCGCATCACGCGGGGTAGCGGCCCGCAGGCCTATGTGATCCCCACCGACGAGGAATGGACCATCGTGCGCGAGATGCGGCAGGTGCTGTCGCATACGGCTGCCGACACGACTTCGGCCTGA